In a single window of the Gossypium hirsutum isolate 1008001.06 chromosome D02, Gossypium_hirsutum_v2.1, whole genome shotgun sequence genome:
- the LOC107907905 gene encoding uncharacterized protein, with the protein MPRADAQLSRKAPREAEESHLQQATDSRKAASSEQKVQVFELQVEKCSNANDQQRSYAPKAPFPQRLRKEKLDNFNAKILDTFRKVQVNIPLINAIKQFPRYAKFLKELCTSKRKLIGNKKIGLGENVSAVFQNKLPPKCKDSGMFSIPCKIGDLKLDRAMLDLGASINVMPRSIYDKVQLGSLKETRLIIQLADRSNAYLDGVLEDVLVQVNELVFPADFYILDMGPNDNSIDVALLLGRPFLKTARTKIDVYKGNLTMEFDGEIIKFNTFDAMRYPTDINSVFALDVIDNFVQDVYELGEDDELKSVLAKSFFDIDEHEFIISDSLFNSVCALDSPQLTHFKPIFPSLTVTHKQIPSLISPPKLELKELPENLKYIFLGENQTLPLIVSNALTKIQESKLLRVLREHKEAFSWTLANIRGLSMTLCTHKIALEPNPVAKRDPQR; encoded by the coding sequence atgccaagggctgaTGCGCAACTGTCACGGAAAGCCCCAAGGGAGGCAGAAGAATCGCACCTACAGCAGGCCACTGATTCGCGCAAGGCAGCAAGTTCTGAGCAGAAAGTGCAGGTCTTCGAGCTTCAAGTGGAAAAATGTTCGAACGCTAATGACCAGCAGCGTTCTTATGCGCCGAAAGCTCCATTTCCACAGCGCTTGAGGAAGGAAAAATTAGACAACTTCAATGCTAAAATTCTTGACACGTTTCGCAAGGTACAAGTTAATATTCCACTAATTAATGCAATTAAACAATTTCCTAGATATGCTAAGTTTTTGAAAGAATTATGCACATCTAAAAGGAAATTAATTGGAAATAAGAAGATTGGCTTAGGGGAAAATGTATCTGCGGTATTTCAAAATAAACTCCCACCTAAATGCAAAGATTCGGGAATGTTTTCGATACCTTGTAAGATAGGAGACCTCAAACTTGATAGAGCTATGCTTGATTTAGGAGCTTCTATAAATGTCATGCCTAGAAGTATCTATGACAAAGTACAATTAGGTTCATTAAAAGAAACAAGACTGATAATTCAACTTGCTGATAGGAGTAATGCCTACCTTGATGGCGTCTTAGAAGATGTTCTAGTACAAGTAAATGAGTTAGTCTTTCCAGCAGATTTCTACATTTTAGACATGGGACCTAATGATAATTCGATTGATGTAGCCTTACTTTTAGGTAGACCTTTCCTTAAGACCGCTAGAACAAAAATTGATGTATATAAAGGGAATTTAACTATGGAATTTGATGGTgagataataaaatttaatacatttGATGCTATGAGATATCCCACTGATATTAATTCTGTGTTTGCCCTTGATGTAATTGATAATTTTGTTCAAGATGTTTATGAATTAGGAGAGGATGACGAGTTAAAAAGTGTTCTCGCTAAAAGCTTTTTTGATATCGATGAGCATGAATTTATCATTTCTGATTCTTTGTTTAATTCAGTTTGTGCATTAGACTCGCCTCAATTGACACATTTCAAGCCGATCTTCCCTAGCCTTACGGTGACTCATAAGCAAATTCCCTCACTGATTTCACCACCTAAATTGGAGTTAAAAGAGCTACCcgaaaatttaaagtacatcTTTTTAGGTGAAAATCAAACATTGCCATTAATAGTGTCAAATGCCTTAACCAAAATCCAAGAATCCAAGCTGCTTAGAGTTCTTAGGGAGCATAAAGAAGCCTTCAGTTGGACACTAGCCAATATTAGGGGACTTAGTATGACTTTATGCACACACAAGATAGCCTTAGAACCAAACCCAGTCGCTAAAAGAGACCCCCAACGCTGA